AGTAGTTGCAACCAATCTTGATGAGAAGGAAATATGCTGGCatcagttcaattttttttcatctaatgTGTAGCTACCATATTATGGAATCATAGGCAAATAATGTGGTCATGagtgactgatttttttttaatttgttgtttGATAACCATTGGGCAATATTTATAAGTGAAGACATTGTAGTACCAGCAGAGCACATTATTTTGATAATGTATTTTTAgtgttatttatatttatttccaTCCATCTTTTTAGTAGGGTCCCTCATCCATGTCCTTTCTGTTCATTTCAGGTAAATCGCCTGAAGACTACGGCAGTAGTGGCGAGTGTAGCTCTCCGTCTCCGATTCCATCTTTTAAGGAAGTGTGGCAGGTTAAAGTTTGGCCAAAAGGTCTTGGACATGCCAGGAATTTAGTAGGCATCTACCGCCTGTGCCTAACTGACAAGACAGTCAACTTTGTCAAAATCAACTCTGATGTGGCTGCCGTGGTGCTGCAGCTGATGAATGTTCGCAGGTGTGGCCATTCAGAAAACTTTTTCTTCATTGAAGTGGGTCGTTCAGCCATAACCGGGCCGGGGGAGTTTTGGATGCAAGTGGATGATTCGGTGGTGGCTCAGAATATGCACGAGACCTTGCTTGAGGCCATGAAAGCTCTGAGCGAGGAGTTCCGTCAGCGCAGTAAATCCCAGTCTGTGGGGACGTCGTGCGGTGGTGGAACCGCTTCAAACCCCATCAGCGTTCCAAGTCGCCGCCATCATCCCAATCTGCCACCCAGTCAGGTGGGCTTCACTAGGCGGGCTCGCACAGAGACCCCGGGCGGGAGCAGTACCAGCACCTCGCCGACGTCACGCCACGGGTTCCCGCGGGCCCGGACGGCTAGCATTGGCGCCAGGTCTGAGGAGAGCGGCACGAGCACCAGGTCAACATGGGCCAGCTCCAGCCCGAGTCTCAACGGATCCTGCTCAACCACCCCGACGCTGAGGCCCAAGCCCACTAGGGCCCCCACTCCGGCAAAGATTACCCTTAGCCTCGCTCGCTACACACCAAACCCTGCTCCCTCTCCTGCTCCTAGCCTGTCCTCCAGTTCTGGACACGGCTCCGAGTGTGGCCTGGTGGGCGCGGCAGCGGGAGGTATGACGGTGTGCTCCTACTCCCGCGTATCTCAGAGAGTTTCTGTTTCAGGTTCACCTAGCGATTACGGCTCCTCGGACGAATACGGCTCCAGTCCCAGCGAACACTCGCTGCTCGTGCCAAGCATGGCTCCCCACCACGGGCACGGTGAAGGAACCTCGAGCTACATAGTCATGGGTCAGCGAGAGGGGCTCCTCGGTTCCCATCATCGCTCCAAAGGCAGGCGTATTCTTCGGCGCTCATCCAGTCGGGATTCTGAGGCGGAACGTAGGCTATTGAGTAAAAGAGCTTCTCTGCCTTTAGCCACCCACGAACGACTGGTCCTGCATCGAAAAGATGACGACGAGAACAACGAAGAATATGCCATCATGTCACAGAATGTGAACAGGGTAGTCTCTGACAGCGTGACCATGGGGTGCGGGCGACGCGATGGGGGAGGGGACAACTGCAAAAGATTTGACAAAAGGAGAGAAGCAAATGCGAGAGCTCCATCAGATAGCGGGTACATGTCTATGCTACCTGGAGTCACATCTCCGGCGGCAGACGATGAATACATGGCCATGACGCCAAACAACAGTGTGTCCCCGCCTCAGCACATGCAGCAGCCTAGCTCAGAGGGCTACATGGTCATGTCCCCTAATAGTAGTACCGCCACAGAGTTGCATGGAATAGGTATGTGGGACAATAGGGTGAGCGCGGAGAGCCGGGCTTCCAACGACTACATGAACGTCTCGCCCGTCAGTAGCCGATCTGCCTGTAGCACGCCACCCTCACACCCTGAACAGCACCCACTACAACCAAAAATGTTTAATTCCTATTTTTCTCTGCCCCGAGCATATCAGCATACTCTCTACAGTCGCTTTGAGGAGGACTTAAACAAAGGGGAGTGCAAAAAAGACAGCGCTGGAGTCGTTGGAGGAGCAGGTTTCAACAAGAGAAGCAAAACGGGAGCGGTGCCCACAGGAGGTTTCCAACTCTCAATGTCCTCCTCTTCCTTTTCCTCAAGCTCAGCCAGCAGTGAAAGCCTGGAGGACAAGACTGTCACTGCAGGGAAAGGGTTAAGTTTGTACAAGAATGCTGGAACGTGCACCATAGATGGCCGTCCCCTACCCAAACGTGGATCCAAGAGCCCGAAGCAACAAAGGAGGGCTCGGCCACTTAGTGTGTCTTCAGACATTGCTAAAGCAAACACCTTGCCTCGGGTGAAGGAGAATCTACCCCCGATGGTGGCTCACAATGTCGGTGAGTATGTCAGTATTGTCTTTAAGGAAGACAATAGTTACACTGGCGGAAGACACGCAGTGACGGATAGAGCGCAAGACGTAATTCACGGAACTCTCCGACCCTCAAACCAGCCTCTCCTCGCCACTGACAGTGCTGCTAACCTTCCTCGTAGCTTCTCGGCACCGTTGTCTACATCTTCTGAGTATGTCAGCATGGAACTAGGGAAGTGCTCAACTCCCCTAAGGTCAACATTCAACCCCCCACAGAGTCCACTGGCTGTCGCCCCTGTGGTCCGGCGTGAACATGGTGCATCATCTCCTCTGGGAACAGATGAAAACTCAGCGTATCGATCCAAAGGAAAGACAGCAGCAGACACCCTCAATTCATTCATTGACAACAACATTTCAGATCCTAGCCTTTCAGCAAGACCTGCCACCCACTCAGGTCCTCCTGTTTCTGTGGAAGAGGAGACGGGCCTGGGGTTTTCTCCAGTCAAGACCTTCCTGTCTCCCGAACATGGCAGCAGACTTGTCCGGAGCAACAGTCAGGGTCGACGGGGTCATCATTCAGAGACCTTTACCTCCCCTCCCTCTGTGCCTCAACACCTATCCTCCACTACTAACACCTTCTTAGAGGGGGgccagccgccgggccaccggCACACTTCGGACACCTTGCTGTGGGAAAGCAGTCAGGCAGCCAGTTTGTCCGAGACGCCACCTCCACAAGCCTCTGCTGAACAAGGCCTTAACTATATCGACCTTGACTTGGCCATTAAGGAGAGCCCTCAAGCGGGAGCTGAGCGTTCCTCTGCCGCCTACAACATGGGTGCAGGCGCTATGGGCACTGTTGCTGGCTCTAGCCTAAATACGTATGCCAGTATTGACTTCTATAAGTCAGAAGAACGGAGAGCGCACCAAATCGGGAGGAAAGATGATCGAGGTAAGAGCTTACACACGGCCACAAGAATTTTGTTTATTGAGTTGATTGAGGAACAACTTGAGTAAGGGGAGTCTTTGAATTACGTCCCATTCTCACGTTGACAATATCggatttcaattgaaatgtaccTCAAAATACTTcggtaaaatacatttaaaaaaattaaaaggtgcTGTACCATAGTTGCTTAGAGGTGGATGGAGAGTTAGGCTTTCCAATGGTTCATGGTTTACAAAACAGCACTCAACACATCAAAATTGCAACATGAATAACATGAATGCAACCCTATGTATGATTCCTGTCCTCGTTTTTAGGTTACGTGActggaaggtttttttttttccttgactgTTGGCGACGTAAGGTCTGTGTGAACACTACATTGCATTTGTGGCGTTTTCATGTGACGCTTTATATTTTGGTCTGAACGCAGCCTATCATTACTGAGGTGCCAATCGCTATCTCTCCCCTTTCTCTGTTCTTTTTGAGATGTTAAGCTTGGTTTCCATGGTAATTTCTCTTCCTTTGTCTGAAcctaaaagacatttttttttgtctttgggtTCACAATGTGAAAAATCTCAGGGCGGAAAGGGTAAAGATACTCTGAGCGCACAAACACAGACAAGCAGTATGCAATAgctaaacagaaaatattggGCTAGGGATTTAATGGTGGACAAAGCATGGGCTTCATACAGTCGAAACGTCTTAGGATGAGGGCGTTATAACCCGAAGACTCCCCGAGCAAGGCCTCCCCCTAAAAGAATTGCCTATAGGCACCACAAAACTTTGAAAATGCACTATCTTTCTCCAAATGAAACTCCCCTTGACATTCGATTAGGTTGAGTGAGTTGAGGATGGTCTGATGTTGGTTAGCCTGATTCAGGAAAAAGACAGTAGATAGATCGATAGATAAAAATGCTTTAAAGCTTCCAAATTAGTATGATTCTCGATAGACATTAAATTTAGACCAATCCTGAAAAAGAATTCTTCATGGTTGCCTGTAAAGATGGAAAGATTTTGATCAGATGGAGTGGTGATCATTTGTAACTATGCCAATGCTATCGGTTGCAAGTAAAACTTCTGTACCGCACACAGTCAGACGTGTATATTAGCATGCCAAGGCTTACAAGCTGTGGGTTGTCTGCAAGGTTTCTCATTATGACAAGTGGGAGTTGAGTGAGAGCGTCACAAATTGATGTGTCTGCTGCTGGTAATGAACCTTTTAGTTAAATGGTGATAGACAAGAAGAGAACACCAGGTAGGTATTTGTCCGTGCATGTGGGCGAGCTGTCGACCGCACGGGTTCACATGGTAACCTTCAAGTCTTCCATCCTGCTGTGCATGGTTCAAAGTCATATAATGGTTAAGTGTGGTTTTGATGGATTGTCTAGTGTACTGAAGTGCATTAGAAATCTGTGGTTGTCTTACGCCAAGCAATGCTACCATTTTCCATTAAGAGGACGGTGTGAAATATAATAAAATCTCGACAGTTGTACGATTTCAAGCATTTTTAATTACTACACTTGTTTAGTTTTGCTGAGTTTATTATTGTGGTTACGGTTTATAATTGCTTTAAAAGGCTGTCTAAGTGACAAGCGTAAAGGGTGAAAAGGCAAAATCATTTCAATGGCATTTTGAGGGCTGAAAAACTGATTCAAAAACTTGGAATTAAAGTAACagtaaacagtcattttgtcgCTTATTTTTCtataacatgaaccggaagtttttTGGTTTCTAGGGTGTTAACTTTTGGGGAGgtagtctgtgtgagcacaatattttttgcgtgatattaggagatttaagtaatattcgGAGAAGagtcataatattatgagattaacaacatcacattacttatttttccatcactcgaaccggaagttgttcagtgTCCGcagacattaggtcagtgtgaaaaatgagattttggaataattttggaggtttatgtgattcctgctgataaaactttgatgagaatgactattgttaatataggcgacatagttttaaaataaaagattttcagatggtggtgtcccttgagatgtttgcaatgcaaaaagtgtgccatggctcaaaaaagttaattataTTTGAAAGATTTCAATGAACTGTCTTTCTTTCAGCCAAAACAAAGCATAGTAACTTTGTAAATGGAGAATTATACGGAATGTCCGATTTTGACGTTGTAGTATTCACAGGGTTATTTGATAGCTAACGAAACACATTACTCTCTATAAAAACCAAGAACATAAAATATACATTAAGAACATAGAATTTGTGCATGTAATTTATTCATACACTTTACATTTACATAATTGATTTATCCAATACATGCGTGATCAGAGTGGAATAATTGCCCCTTTATTGCGAGGACGGGTTTATGCATTTAACATGAATAGCGATGAAAACTGTTTTAATATTCTGTCAATAGCTTCTATAGATTATTCCACTGAGACTCGTGTGGATGTGCAGCTTCTTCTCGATGCGTATATTCAGACTGCACAATAAGCATTCAATCCCTCACATAATGCTGCTAATAATTATTTATCAATGACTTCCACGTGAAATGTTTAATGAACATCGTAACTAAATTCAGTTGTTTCCTTCCTTCCGaggttttaattcattttttagacTCGGAGTCGCATCAATTATTGGTACACTATTTTGCTAGTTCTGGTAGAAGTGCAGCTTGGTTTAGAGCAGACGTGACTGACCCCTTCTCACTTTGATTTAATTTACTTACAATATAAGCATGCAACACAACATCTGTCACCTTTTATAGAGTTTAATCACACTGTGGCGTAGAACAATATTAACCTTCAACAGACTTGGTTTTGTGTTTAAAGAGTGCAAGACTGTAACGACTTAACATTGCTAAAACtcagcagaatattttttttatttttgattagtCTGGATGCAGAACCTCGGATATTTGAACCCAAAAGATCTAAATTTCTCCGATATTCCAGGAAGGTGACTCATGACAAACACCCAATTGCCTCAATGAGAACCGTTTTAGGGATTTCCCCATgaatagatattttttatttctgatCCTTTAGTGATGTGTTTTTCCGATATCGATCTGATACTGATCTGACACCTATGATTTCAGACTATTAAAAGTAATGCAACCAGTTGTTTTGGTTCATAAATGACCATTAAGGCAACAaacttttgcacggcaacacgctcgtgacataacataaacaaatttaaataaacttggattaccatacagacacactcaaaaataaatttaatctaaccttacactaaacttaattctaattttattttaatttttttacacctttcttctccctggttggctctatttgccccgcctccaccctgactttcagatgcaacctatcgagggttgtttgcttttgtcttcccttcaaaatattcccaaaatgatgtacacaaatgtcctcacaataggataacgcacgaccacttgccaactttcccgggaagtagtactcctctcgtattagcgaacaagctccaccattcgcactgactaacgggaagaaaaaaaacactgaaaaaattcatcgctccgcccagtgctcgtagagatattacatgagggagttgcgaccagaaagacagtgcccatgatggttttatgagcagcctctcacgcccgctgtatctcaagataaatatttgctcaaatttttactcgtatctcaaattgctcgtatgtccactcggtcttttggtcgcccggaaggttattgataattaccatttaaattgttgctcaaattccctaaatacaaactgtgaattattatttagtcatacttaatgccctattaattattaggctaaagaaaagctccaaatttcccgtacttttattgtgttttgttggagaacttgttaagaccctgactgacgtcccttcctaaggggacaactcatgtacatacaaactcttatacactcagacatccgctcagtgaaactgctcagggccattgttggcttttattgatgcgtagaccgtgttgttttaccttgttttgtcgccggtcttttggtcgcccgttgtttgggtccgggcgaccaaaagaccggcgaccaaaagaccggcgaccaaaagaccggcgaccaaaagacggcgaccaaaagaccggcgaccaaacgaccgcacacgatgtcagggcactcgtatgtcgacgTATtactatatattaaatatataaatcctgaatataattcaaactcaatagctacaacaaaatttgggggaaaaatcattGAAATGTTGATGATAACATACTTAACTCagctcattattttttttaaacaaaacaaaacaaacaacattaAATCTACCCTGAgagaataataaaataaaaaaaataactaggaAATTTGGTCTTCTATTAAACTTTCCATGCCATCATTTTCCTCTTAGGAGAAGGAAACGAAACGAAAAAGTGGTCAGCCCGAGTCATGTTGATGTATGAGCACTTTTATCCCCAAGTGTCCCCTGAAGTACAAACTCTTTGCTTTACGAGGCTATTCTTTAATAAAGAGAGGGTCGTCCAGTCTCTGTGGATCACTATGAGGCACAGTCACAGCCACTGTGAGCTGATTATTGCAATGCTCAAATCTTTTCTGGATGCAATTGCATAATGTGAACCTGCGTACCACTCTGCACAGGGCCGTTATCATTAAAATCATTCAAGAAAGATACCGCGCGTCATGTGATGTTTACGAAAGCTGCCACTGAGTAAATGTTTTAAAGAACTTCATGACCTGATGGACCTAACCTACTGTTATGATAAATACCGCCTGAGTAATAATCCATAAAGTGAAAAGCATGCCATTTGATGTTTTTCAATGGTTGCGTCACAAATTCCTGaatgtttttcattgttttcctcCAGATTGTTGATTTGTGCTCAAGTCTACGATGGAAAACAGCGTGACATCTGTTGCCGCAACACAACTGTTCGGGAGTCCAAAATGCTGGAACTCTCAAAAAAAAACCATTCCTCATTCGTCTGCCATGTTCTGACAATTCAACATGTGCCAAACACacccatgtacacacacacacacaaacacaccaggTAAGGAAATGTTAATAAGCTTTGCTCTGATGATTGAAAGTCAACCGGATGAAGGGTGATGATGGCTGATTATTTGAGTTTATAGGTCGGCTTTATATCCATTTGACATCATCAAAGCACTATGACAATCGGGCAAAGCCATAAAGTCGGTAAAAATGCCCCATGTTATGTTGGATTGCCTACGTGATTGACATCATTGTGATTGGTAGCTAAGTCAATGTCATAAAATGTGACCATTCAAGGCACATAATGTCATCCCTGTTGTTTATGGAGTCCTATTGTAGCCTTCAGTCCTAATAGgctttgtttttgtcatgtgtCACGCCATTTTTTGTTCGTTTTCTGAAAAATGTCATACAAAAAAGATGGAAATATGTCTATCTAAAAAACATAAATGACATTATAGCCATAAGGCTTCTTCAGATCTTTTTTtgctgtaaaataataataatgctctTTTTAAATACACCTTTTTGGCTGTGACATGGCattattcaaaaagaaaaaacaacaaattgcaAAAGTTGAACACAGCTTTGATGACCATTCACTTCCAAGTTGCCCTAATTAtcttttattttctaagatgaGAAAAACAGAATAATTTCGAAGAAAAATTATAAATTAAGAGGCAATGTTGAGCTATAAGTCAATATTTCTGCACGTAGTGGAACCCTCAGAGTATGCTACTAGTGAATTAAACCATCTCACTACTACTAATTTTATGTGTAATATTGTATTCGTCAAAATCCATCGTGTTGTTAGAAGTACACCTGGGTGTTCTACCAAAGTACTgcgcttcaacatcatcattacAATCCATTGGAAACATGTTTGCGTTTTGATTAAAGAAATTGATACTTATCATTAATATaagtacagcaaaaaaaaaaaaaatgcagcatagACCCACATTTTATGTTCCCAAGGTGAAAATTCATAAGACTAGTTGCCCATTTCAAATGACATCACGTCTGCACACACAGAAAAACAGATTATAAAGTTGAGGATTTCAAATTGAATTAAACTCTCTTTTGATTAACTCCTGTTATTTAAAAAGAACACCATCATTTCAAGCCACAATGCAGATTTTCCACCTGAGGTTTATTAAATATGTTACGTGATTAAATACATATATCGTCAAGATTCTTGACTTAAGAACCTCTAATAGGATGCATTTATTCTTATTTGCAATGGCTTTTTTGTGCAGCATACATCCATGTGCATACCGATTGGCCAatcaaaaataatgttattCTAGAGCATTATTTGGTCAGCCTGTCCTAAGTATACACTCAGTACCTCAGACAAACTGAATCGGTACAAAAGTTGCCTTCACTCCATTACACCGTCTGTGTAGATGGTGAAACAAGAAgacatattttctgttttagcatttttttaaccaacatGTACTGCTATTCTAAAAAGGAGTGTGTACAATGTTTATCAAatactttttaaacattttataacAATGTATATTGTTCTATGGTTCATTTTACAATATACAAGAGAACAGCATTTATGacactgcagtttttttttaaacatctacaTACTAGTTCACACAAATATAATGTGACATGTGTCATTCAAAATATACAGCATACATACAGTATTTTGGTTAATGATATTTAGCCTAGATGTCTATATACGCTTTTATAAAGTGCCTCTTTTTTGATTGTAGCTGTTTTACACAATCTTTCAATGGGTAGTGACAATACAAAAACGAGTGGAGAAAAATATTGGTATCagcaaataatttttaaaattgccttactgTTTATCTgaaacgtgattttttttagggtgcCTAACAGTTAAGCCACTATGTAAGCATCCCTTGCTCTTGTTTGACTTTGTCAAGTTGAGGTTTGGCCCAAAATTCACCGCATGGGCCGCTGTTTCATCCTAAAAATATTACTGGACAACATGTGGATTCTAAATTGTATACGTTTTAATCttgaatcctttttttaatgactttgtgCAACGTTTTTACCCGACAGCTATCGCGCTCTTGTACATAAAATAGTAACAAAGCAGACTCATATCAGGCTGCAAATGGTATGTATGTATTGATTTAGGCTTGTAGTGTATCTTGAACCTCAAAGCAAACATGAGAGAAAGTTATTTGAACTCTTCAGAGCAGCTAAGTGCTTACCTGGGCTAGTACACTATGAAcacgcttgtgtgtgtgttgtttttctATATTTGGATGTGGATTAAATCCCCCAAATGGTGTGAATAGTGCTCTTTTCTGCCTTTACCCAAATCTCAAGACCTGATGTGTTCCTCTCACAAGCCACTCTTTGTATTATTTCTATTGGTTATGCTGCTGTAAGATTGCTAACCtgtaacaaaaaagaaaaagaaaatacagacaGTCAATCttaaatctgatttaaaaataattattattttgttgaaGTGCTACggggccaaaatgtgttttttatttttcaatgaagCATTTTTAAGAGTGATTTTATAACGTTCATGTGAGTTTATGACAGGTTGCATACAGTACCCAGAACCACTGAAGGCTGGTTTTGTCCAGTTGAAGCTTATATTAAACACAATGTACAATAAATCAAGAAGGACTATatctatgtttaaaaaaaaagaacaagtttTTCTGGGTGCGTGTATACAGGGTATAAAGGATGTATTTTTCACACCAGTAGCTTTTCCCACATTTAGAATCATATTTACAATGCTTTAATAATGTTGAAAGGGTTGAGACATGAGAAAAAATGCATTAGCTACTGTTGAAACCctgttagatttagggttataaataaaataaaaatgtcaccaagacaaaataaattaaaagactaaaatttggattttttttttaaattatggtcAGATTAACAGTGGAAAATTACTATTTttagattccattttttttccacaatcatAAAAATTTAAACCGGCGTATGcagactatttttttaatctactgcATACATTTACGCAAACTCCAATTCAGCAAGATATGACAGAACTGAAATGTCTTTGTGTTTATTTCAACTTTATCTCCatatattttgagaaaaaaatgctactaATGGAAACAATCACCTGTCTACTGCCAATCATTTGCACTTCAGAATgaaaaattaccgtatttttcggattataaatcgcagtttgttttcatagtttggcgAGGGGTGCGATTTTTACTCTGGTGCgatttatgtgtgaaattattagcacattattatatcatttcacgttatttttaaatagggaaATACGGTAATCgagcagcagaaaaaaaagtttggagttAGCAAGAAACTTGTAACGGACTGGCGAAAAGCGGAGGTTACTCTTactgaaatgaagaaaacaaaaaagctaATCGCGTCTACCTCCCGAGTTGGGGGAGTTGTTTATAAGTGACACCGAGGATGAAGATCtcattggatttagtgatttggagtgaaagTGATAGTTTGGTAAACGTGTTAACATGTTCTTTATGCTATCTGAATAattcttaatatgttacgtcgttactgacattaccagacattgtcagtcatgtaacgttagtataccgtacacttattcagcctgttgttctccattttattttaattttaaattgcctttcaagataACTTGTATGTTTTGGGTGttgtattttatcaaataaatttccccccaaaatgcgacttatactccagtgcgactaatatatgttttttttccttcttaattatgcattttttggctggtgcggcttatactcaggtgcgccctatagtccagaaaatacggtaaccacCAACAACTTGTAATTGAACTAAACAGGTGACCTGGTCGAAGcagattttatcaaataaatttccccccaaaatgcgacttatactccagtgcgactaatatgttttttttccttcttaattatgcatttttttggctggtgcggcttatactcaggtgcgtcctatagtccagaaaatacggtaaccacCAACAACTTGTAATTGAACTAAACAGGTGACCTGGTCGAAGCAGTCCTTTATAATCTTTTTGTTATTCCTTCAATGGTTCTTTTCTAATTAGGGATTATGGAGTCGTTCTGACTATACCTCATAATCTCAAAAGACTGCAGACAAAACAGTTGGTAGTTAAACCCCTGACGGTCTA
The nucleotide sequence above comes from Stigmatopora argus isolate UIUO_Sarg chromosome 22, RoL_Sarg_1.0, whole genome shotgun sequence. Encoded proteins:
- the LOC144067859 gene encoding insulin receptor substrate 1-B, with translation MENLGADLQNDEDVHRSGYLRKHKSMHRRFFVLRAASERGPARLEYYENEKKFRSKSPVPKKVLNLETCFNINKRADSKNKHLIVLYTRSESFAIAADSEEIQNEWYQAMLDLQCNCKSPEDYGSSGECSSPSPIPSFKEVWQVKVWPKGLGHARNLVGIYRLCLTDKTVNFVKINSDVAAVVLQLMNVRRCGHSENFFFIEVGRSAITGPGEFWMQVDDSVVAQNMHETLLEAMKALSEEFRQRSKSQSVGTSCGGGTASNPISVPSRRHHPNLPPSQVGFTRRARTETPGGSSTSTSPTSRHGFPRARTASIGARSEESGTSTRSTWASSSPSLNGSCSTTPTLRPKPTRAPTPAKITLSLARYTPNPAPSPAPSLSSSSGHGSECGLVGAAAGGMTVCSYSRVSQRVSVSGSPSDYGSSDEYGSSPSEHSLLVPSMAPHHGHGEGTSSYIVMGQREGLLGSHHRSKGRRILRRSSSRDSEAERRLLSKRASLPLATHERLVLHRKDDDENNEEYAIMSQNVNRVVSDSVTMGCGRRDGGGDNCKRFDKRREANARAPSDSGYMSMLPGVTSPAADDEYMAMTPNNSVSPPQHMQQPSSEGYMVMSPNSSTATELHGIGMWDNRVSAESRASNDYMNVSPVSSRSACSTPPSHPEQHPLQPKMFNSYFSLPRAYQHTLYSRFEEDLNKGECKKDSAGVVGGAGFNKRSKTGAVPTGGFQLSMSSSSFSSSSASSESLEDKTVTAGKGLSLYKNAGTCTIDGRPLPKRGSKSPKQQRRARPLSVSSDIAKANTLPRVKENLPPMVAHNVGEYVSIVFKEDNSYTGGRHAVTDRAQDVIHGTLRPSNQPLLATDSAANLPRSFSAPLSTSSEYVSMELGKCSTPLRSTFNPPQSPLAVAPVVRREHGASSPLGTDENSAYRSKGKTAADTLNSFIDNNISDPSLSARPATHSGPPVSVEEETGLGFSPVKTFLSPEHGSRLVRSNSQGRRGHHSETFTSPPSVPQHLSSTTNTFLEGGQPPGHRHTSDTLLWESSQAASLSETPPPQASAEQGLNYIDLDLAIKESPQAGAERSSAAYNMGAGAMGTVAGSSLNTYASIDFYKSEERRAHQIGRKDDRDC